A window of the Oncorhynchus mykiss isolate Arlee chromosome 15, USDA_OmykA_1.1, whole genome shotgun sequence genome harbors these coding sequences:
- the bloc1s5 gene encoding biogenesis of lysosome-related organelles complex 1 subunit 5 yields the protein MDKIAKDVGDIQSRLIDHRPVIQGEIRYFVREFEEKRGFRESRLLDNLNKMVVETNEQMLPKCSEHMHQHLFEALTRLEAANHMSQRIQQRALEAQQSTQLQVTIDRRKEDWDEFLKEQQRLKEEVDEEHAKAVGRLSVMYSEMKKDLAKFSRF from the exons ATGGACAAGATAGCCAAAG ATGTTGGTGATATTCAGTCCAGGCTAATAGACCATAGGCCTGTCATACAAGGGGAGATCCGCTACTTTGTGAGAGAATTTGAG GAGAAACGTGGATTCAGAGAGAGCCGTTTGCTGGACAACCTGAACAAAATGGTAGTGGAGACCAACGAGCAGATGTTGCCCAAGTGTTCAGAACACATGCATCAACACCTCTTTGAGGCTCTCACCCGAC TGGAGGCTGCGAATCACATGTCACAGAGGATCCAGCAGAGGGCGCTAGAAGCACAGCAG AGCACCCAGCTGCAGGTGACCATAGACAGACGGAAGGAAGACTGGGATGAGTTTCTGAAGGAGCAGCAGCGTCTGAAGGAGGAGGTGGACGAGGAGCACGCCAAGGCTGTCGGACGTCTCAGCGTCATGTACAGCGAGATGAAGAAGGATCTGGCCAAGTTCTCCCGCTTCTGA